GAACCATTTCTGATAAGAAATCTGATAAGGCTTGTGCTTTGATGGCAACCCGAGGCTTGTACTCAATGTCATATTCTCCCAGCTCTATTGTCCACTTGATCATCCATCCGGATACCTCTGAATGAGTCATGATCCTGCCAAGAGGACTATTGGTAAGAACGATGATTTGATGTGACAGGAAGTAAGGTCGTAGCTTCCGGGCGGTCATGATCAAGGCCAAAGCAACCTTCTCTATTTCACTGTAACGGAGCGCGGGGCCTCTTAGAGCATGACTGAAATAGTAGACAGGCTTTTGATCAGAGCCTTATTCTTTTATTAGAACTGAGCTAACAGCATACTCGGGCTTCGGCTTTACCAACATAGGGAGCTCTGCAAAGTGAATCTTCAAGTCCTGGAAGGTCTGCTCACATTTTTCATCCCACCCGAATTGTTGGGCCTTCCTTAGAACCTGGAAGAAAGGATAACTCCTGTGTGCTGATCGGGATATAAATCGAGACAGGGAAGCAATCCTCCCAGTCAGCTTCTGTACTTCTTTGACAGATCGGGGGGATGGCATATACAACACGgacttgactttttcttgattcaCCTCGATCCCTCGATTTGTCACTATGAATCCCAAGAATTTGCCACTCTTGACACCAAAAATGCATTTGGCAGGGTTAAGCTTGATCCCGTAATGCATTAGAGTGGTAAAGGTTTCTTCCAGATCAATGATGAAATCGCAACCTCCTTGGACTTGCCCAGAATATCATCTACATAGATTTCCACATTTCGTCCCAGCTGCTTCTCAAAGACTTTGTTCATTAGACGCTGGTAAGTAGCCCCTCcattcttcaacccgaaaggcattacaatataacaaaatgtacctcccgaTGTGATGAAGCTGTCTTTATCTTGATCACTCTTGGCTAGgggaatttgatgatatcccTGGTATGCGTCCATGAAACTCAATAGTTCAAAACCCGAGGTGGAGTCCACCAGCTGGTCAATCCTGGGCAAGGGGTAATGGTCTTTAGGGCAAGCCTTGTTGAGGTCGCGGAAATCTACACACATTCGCCACTTCCCGGTGGATTTAGGTACCAGCACCACATTCGAAAGCCATGTGGGGAATTGAATTTCTCGAATGTGGCCGGCCTTCAGTAACTCCTTCACTTGctcatcaataactttgtcCTTTTCAGGACCAAAGTGTCTTTTCTTTTGCTTTACCGGGTGAGATCCCGAGAGAATGTTCAGTTGGTGCTCCGATATTAAGGGAGAAATCCCTGTCAGCTCCTGTTGGGACCAGGCAAACACATGGATATTAGTTTTTAAACAGTTAATTAAACTAACCCGGGTGGATGTACTGAGATCCCGAGCCACCCGGATTTGTTGGCGTGGTCCGACTTCTACCATCTCCTGCTCTTCTTCTGCTACAAAATGCACTTCCCCTTTCTCCACCACTCTTCTTCCTACTTCATTCACTCTCGACTTTCTTCCCTTCCCTCTTAGTTTTGCTCTGATCAGCTCGGACCGCCTCCACATAACACTTTCCGAGAAGATGGCTGATCCCCCCAGACTTCTCCTACCCGGGCtccaacagaaaattttatcttttgatgaTAAGTGGATGCCACGGCTCTTAATTCATTCATGGCCGGCCTCCCTAGAATGATATTGTATGAAAAAGGGGAGTCCACTACAGTGAAAGAGGTCATCACTGTCTTTTTGAGATCCTGAGAACCCAGGGTTAGCGGTAAGACAATCTCCCCTTCCGGGTAGACCACATGGCCAGCAAAGCCAAAAAGGGCAGTTTCCACAGCTTCCAAGTAAAAACCCTGTAAATCCATCTGCACAAAGgcatctttaaaaattacatttacgGAACTGCCCAAGTCAATAAAGACCCTCAGAATGTCATAATTTGCCACTCGGGCTTGGATAACCAGTTCATCATTGTGGGGTAGATTCACCCCCCTCAAATCCTCTGGGCCAAAACTGATGACCGCCTCATTTCTCCTCGTCCCTTCTACTTCCATACATTCCCTCCTACTCTTCGATTTCCTCACCCGATtagagtctccatcagtggaGCCTTctgatatcattttaatcaaCCCCGTGGCAGGGGGCGAATTCTTTTTTCTCTCAGGCTCGGGCTCTCTTCTTCTCCCGGGCTCTCCTCTCGGACTATTCCTTATACCTCCTCCCCGGGCGCTGGACCCTGGCTGCCGAGATGTCCAAGGTGGCAATCTCGGCTCTCTGTTGTTGTGACTGGGTCCGGGGATGGAAGATGGGACATAATTTCCCTTCAATATTTTGCAATCTTCGGTGCTATGATAACACACTTTGTGGAAAATGCAAAATCCTCTCTTCTCTGGCAAGGATAATTGATGGTTCGGGGCCAGGTCCCTACTGCATTCTTGTCCTTCTCTTTCCCGGGCCATCTTCAGAGGCATGTGCTGAGAAAAGTGCCCTGGATTACCTCTCTTTTGCCCCCTCTCCTCGGGCTTAGACACCCGGTCTCCTCTTTCCTTCTTAACAGCCTCCCTCTTCTGCTTCTGAGCCTCTTCCATGTTAATATACTTCTCTGCCCGGGACAATAAGTCCTCAAAATTCCCGGGAACCTTCTTAGTCAATGATTTGAAAAACTCACCCTCTCTCAGGCCCTGGGTGAATGCGGTAGTCTTTGTTTCAGTGGCACAAGTTGGAACGTCCAGAGCCACTATGTTGAATCTTCGGATATAAGCCCTCAGACTCTCCTCCGTGCTCTGCTTGACTTCGAAaagactaaaagcagtcttcttgTACTTTTTACTGCTACTGAAATGGTGTAAGAACACCTTTTGGAAGTCTTTGAAATAACTAATACTTTGAGGAGCCAAACCCTCAAACCACCTTTGAGCCGAATCCACCAATGTTGTCAGGAACACCTTACACTTGATTCTATcagtgtaacagtgcaacatggCCATGTTCTCAAATCTGGCCAAGTGTTCCTCAGGGTCTGCGTTGCCATCATAATCCTTTATTTTGGCCGATTTAAAATTCCCGGGAAGAGGTTCCCGGACAATGATCTCAGCAAACGGGCATCCCCTGGTGACTGCCCGGGAAGAGCCCCGATTCTCCAACTGTCCTTCCAGCACCTTCATCTTCTATCTCAATTCCAACAACTCTTCCGCCACGGTAGGAGATTTGGACCCGGAGCTGGATTCCTCCTCTTCTCCTCTCACCTCCTCCTCCCTCAtctcctgctcctgctcctgctcaAGCTCATGTCTATCCCCAGGTGGTGTAACATGATGAGAAACTTCTTTCCTGGCCATAGCTTGCTTTATGGCGTCGGATACAATCTTTTGCAACTCTTCCGGGGTTAAAGTAATGGGATTTGGTCCGGTGTTATTAACACCAACTTGTCTTGAAGTCTGCCCTCCATCATCCGGGGCGCGAGAATTATCTTGGTTGGTTCTTCTCGTACGGgccatatcaacgtcttgaACTCAagattcccacagacggcgccaatgatgtaaTCTCGCTGAAATAGGTGAGCTGGGTAAGAAACTCCAACGGATCAGATCAAcaatttataatgtttgggaATTTTGAATGAGAATACCCGGGTCATCAATGACCCGAATCCTTATGGGGTTATCAATATGTTTCACTAACGCTCCTCGAGTGCTTTATCTGCACGCCGCAAGGCACATGTGCGTGTAGACAGATGGCGTATTTCTTGGAGAACGTGCTTACCGTATTTGCATTCAGAAAGGGCAAAAGTTGGGAGcaaaatttagaaaaatatttatgaattcCAGTAATATTCGGACCAGATTAACGGCCAAAACGGTCACATGAGGGAATCTCCGTAATCCCAGTAAATCAGCAGAGTGTAGAGGGCCTACTCGTTTAGTTAATTCACGCTATCTTGTCTGCCGTTGTATCCCTTTATAAGTCCTACGTTTCCTCTTGTTTCTCCTCACAGAAATAGCTCTGAAATCCCAGAAATGGCGTCGGTTTTCTCTTCAGTCACCTTCCCATTTCTCCTCCTCTTCTTCTGTGGACTTCTCCCGTGTCTCATTGCCAATGCATCCTACCCGGCTGTACAAGACCCTGAATTGGTAGTCCAGGAAGTGCACAGGTATGCACCGTTTTAGTCgtcaaattttttatatttgtcGAAGGGTCTCGCAAAATGTTGTCTTGTGTGGTTTGTTTGCTACTTGGtggtggtttttttttttaatctcatTCTTGCATTTACTTGTTTGGTTATATGTTATAATGTCTGATTTCTTACGAAACGTACAATGTAGGAGTTTGAATGAATCGAGAAGGAAACTGGGGTTCTTGTCGTGCAACACAGGTAACCCGATCGACGACTGCTGGCGTTGCGACTCGAATTGGGAGAAGAACCGTCAGAAACTGGCAGACTGTAGTATCGGGTTCGGCAAAAACGCCATCGGCGGAAGAGATGGCGAGATTTACATCGTGACGGATCCGAGCGACGACGATGCTGTCAATCCGAAACCCGGAACGCTCCGCTACGCCGTCATTCAAGAAGAGCCGTTGTGGATCATATTTGCCCGGGACATGGTCATCAAATTGAAGGAGGAGCTGATAATGAACTCGTTCAAGACCATCGACGGCAGGGGAGCTAGCGTCCACATTGCTAATGGCCCTTGCATCACTATACAATACGTGACGAATATCATCATTCATGGGATCAATATACATGACTGCAAGCAAGGGGGGAATGCTAATGTGAGGGACTCCACCAAGCACTATGGGTGGAGGACCATATCGGACGGTGATGGCGTGTCGATCTTCGGCGGTAGCCACGTTTGGGTCGACCATTGCTCGTTGTCGAATTGTAACGACGGGCTGATCGACGCCATACACGGGTCGACCGCGATTACCATCTCGAACAACTACTTGACTCATCACAACAAGGTCATGCTTATGGGGCATAGTGATTCCAACACACAAGATAAGAATATGCAAGTTACTATTGCCTTTAACCACTTT
This window of the Primulina tabacum isolate GXHZ01 chromosome 12, ASM2559414v2, whole genome shotgun sequence genome carries:
- the LOC142520376 gene encoding uncharacterized protein LOC142520376; protein product: MKVLEGQLENRGSSRAVTRGCPFAEIIVREPLPGNFKSAKIKDYDGNADPEEHLARFENMAMLHCYTDRIKCKVFLTTLVDSAQRWFEGLAPQSISYFKDFQKVFLHHFSSSKKYKKTAFSLFEVKQSTEESLRAYIRRFNIVALDVPTCATETKTTAFTQGLREGEFFKSLTKKVPGNFEDLLSRAEKYINMEEAQKQKREAVKKERGDRVSKPEERGQKRGNPGHFSQHMPLKMAREREGQECSRDLAPNHQLSLPEKRGFCIFHKVCYHSTEDCKILKGNYVPSSIPGPSHNNREPRLPPWTSRQPGSSARGGGIRNSPRGEPGRRREPEPERKKNSPPATGLIKMISEGSTDGDSNRVRKSKSRRECMEVEGTRRNEAVISFGPEDLRGVNLPHNDELVIQARVANYDILRVFIDLGSSVNVIFKDAFVQMDLQGFYLEAVETALFGFAGHVVYPEGEIVLPLTLGSQDLKKTVMTSFTVVDSPFSYNIILGRPAMNELRAVASTYHQKIKFSVGARELTGISPLISEHQLNILSGSHPVKQKKRHFGPEKDKVIDEQVKELLKAGHIREIQFPTWLSNVVLVPKSTGKWRMCVDFRDLNKACPKDHYPLPRIDQLVDSTSGFELLSFMDAYQGYHQIPLAKSDQDKDSFITSGGTFCYIVMPFGLKNGGATYQRLMNKVFEKQLGRNVEIYVDDILGKSKEVAISSLIWKKPLPL
- the LOC142520610 gene encoding putative pectate lyase 5; its protein translation is MASVFSSVTFPFLLLFFCGLLPCLIANASYPAVQDPELVVQEVHRSLNESRRKLGFLSCNTGNPIDDCWRCDSNWEKNRQKLADCSIGFGKNAIGGRDGEIYIVTDPSDDDAVNPKPGTLRYAVIQEEPLWIIFARDMVIKLKEELIMNSFKTIDGRGASVHIANGPCITIQYVTNIIIHGINIHDCKQGGNANVRDSTKHYGWRTISDGDGVSIFGGSHVWVDHCSLSNCNDGLIDAIHGSTAITISNNYLTHHNKVMLMGHSDSNTQDKNMQVTIAFNHFGEGLVQRMPRCRLGYFHVVNNDYTHWEMYAIGGSAAPTINSQGNRFLAPNDRFNKEVTKHEDAPESEWKNWNWRTEGDLMLNGAFFTTSGAGASSSYAKASSLGARPSSLISSITSSAGAMSCKKGSRC